A genomic window from Gallus gallus isolate bGalGal1 chromosome 33, bGalGal1.mat.broiler.GRCg7b, whole genome shotgun sequence includes:
- the LOC107056253 gene encoding olfactory receptor 14J1-like codes for LHYGTLLGSRACATMAAAAWGTGVLNALLHTASTFSLPLCQGNAVDQFFCEIPHILKLSCSQSYLREVGLIVFSVLVLFGCFAFILFSYVQIFRAVLRMPSEQGRHKAFSTCLPHLAVVSLFLSTGFFANLRPPSLSSPSLDLMMAFLYSVVPP; via the coding sequence ctgcactacgggaccttgctgggcagcagagcttgtgccaccatggcagcagctgcctggggcacggGGGTTCTcaatgctctgctgcacactgccagtacattttccctgcctctgtgccaaggcaatgctgtggatcagttcttctgtgaaatcccccatatcctcaagctctcctgctcacagTCCTATCTCAGGGAAGTTGGGCTTATTGTCTTTAGTGTCCTTGTTTTATttgggtgttttgctttcattcttttctcctacgtgcagatcttcagggctgtgctgaggatgccctctgagcagggacggcacaaagccttctcaacgtgcctccctcacctggccgtggtctccctgtttctcagcactggctTTTTTGCCAATCTAAGGCCcccctctctttcctccccatccTTGGATCTGATGATGGcttttctgtactcagtggttcctcca
- the LOC121107999 gene encoding olfactory receptor 14A16-like isoform X1 gives MRNQELRHAFLLLALADTRQLQLLHFWLLLGIYLAALLGNGLISTAVACDHRLHTPMYFFLLNLALLDLGCISTTLPKAMANALWHTRAISYAGCAAQVFFFVFFISAEYSILTIMSYDRYVAICKPLHYGTLPGSRACATMAAAAWGTGLLYSLLHTANTFSLPLCQGNAVDQFFCEIAHILKLSCSKSYLREVGLIVLSVLVFLGCFVFIVVSYVQIFRAVLRMPSEQGRHKAFSTCLPHLAVLSLLVSTVVFAYLKPSSISSPSLDLVVSFLYSVVPPAVNPLIYSMRNQKLKVTLGKLMSWMPH, from the exons atgaggaaccaggagctcaggCATGCA ttcctcctcctggcgttggcagacacgcggcagctgcagctcctgcacttctggctcttgctgggcatctacctggctgccctcctgggcaacggcctcatcagcacagccgtagcctgcgaccaccgcctgcacacccccatgtacttcttcctcctcaacctcgccctcctcgacctgggctgcatctccaccactctccccaaagccatggccaatgccctctggcacaccagggccatctcctacgcaggatgtgctgctcaggtctttttctttgtcttcttcatctCGGCAGAATATTCtattctcaccatcatgtcctatgaccgctacgttgccatctgcaagcccctgcactacggaACCCTGccgggcagcagagcttgtgccaccatggcagcagctgcctggggcactgggcttctctattccctgctgcacactgccaatacattttcactgcctctctgccaaggcaatgctgtggatcaattcttctgtgaaattgcccatatcctcaagctctcctgttCCAAATCCTACCTCAGGGAAGTGGGACTCATTGTGCTAAGTGTCCTTGTGTTTTTagggtgttttgtcttcattgttgtgtcctatgtgcagatcttcagggctgtgctgaggatgccctctgagcagggacggcacaaagccttctccacgtgcctccctcacctggccgtgctctCCCTCTTAGTCAGCACTGTAGTGTTTGCATACCTGAAGCCATCCTCtatttcctccccatccctggacctggtggtgtcatttctgtactcagtggtgcctccagcTGTGAACCCCCTCATCTATAGCATGAGGAACCAGAAGCTCAAAGTCACATTGGGGAAACTGATGTCATGGATGCCTCATTAA